In a single window of the Halobacteriovorax sp. DA5 genome:
- a CDS encoding Crp/Fnr family transcriptional regulator, translating into MEKRQCVDCPSRELGIFCGLSNEEAAKVSLTASSLRFKRGEKLFSQGNRPAGIYCVQSGNIKLTKTGSDGKETIVRIAQHGDVIGHRSLFTAQDFNGTATAIDNVSVCFIDKPSLLKLINDKPAIALELINKLSRDMGIAEERSSAFHQKNVRERIAQLLLDLAKTHGNVLINGEIQIELKLTREEMATMIGTANETLIRIISEYRKDGLIDQNGKLIIIKDAAELEKRAEGVY; encoded by the coding sequence ATGGAAAAGAGACAGTGTGTAGATTGCCCATCAAGAGAGTTAGGGATTTTCTGTGGGTTATCAAATGAAGAAGCTGCTAAAGTATCACTTACTGCATCTTCATTAAGGTTTAAACGTGGTGAAAAGCTGTTTTCGCAAGGAAACCGCCCAGCAGGTATCTACTGTGTACAATCAGGAAATATCAAGCTGACAAAAACAGGCTCCGATGGAAAAGAGACAATTGTGAGAATTGCTCAACATGGAGATGTTATTGGCCACAGATCACTATTTACTGCTCAAGACTTCAATGGAACAGCAACGGCCATTGATAATGTTTCCGTATGTTTTATTGATAAACCAAGTTTATTAAAACTAATCAATGATAAACCAGCAATTGCGCTAGAACTAATTAATAAGTTAAGCCGCGACATGGGAATTGCAGAAGAACGCTCAAGTGCTTTCCATCAAAAAAATGTTCGCGAGAGAATAGCTCAACTTCTACTCGATCTTGCTAAGACTCATGGTAACGTGCTTATCAATGGTGAAATTCAAATCGAGCTAAAGCTTACAAGAGAAGAGATGGCCACAATGATTGGAACGGCCAATGAAACTCTAATTCGTATTATTTCTGAATACAGAAAAGACGGTCTTATTGATCAAAATGGTAAGTTAATCATTATCAAGGATGCCGCTGAATTAGAGAAGAGAGCTGAAGGCGTTTATTAA
- a CDS encoding heavy metal translocating P-type ATPase, translating into MDIQSITSKRQACEAQECLHCSEEIAPGELITNERDGKLEKFCCYGCMSVHSLLLSNNLEDFYRYQNEQGSQANSLKERPTTSANKFEYMDSEAFIREYITIEGDKLKVHFLLEGVHCFACIWLIERISKLENSVIEAQVNIGNNLGSFTIDTKRPYSIAKLAATLAQLGYTPHPFNIEKDQEKKLSDRRDILQIGVAASAMSNIMIYAVSNYAGATGDYVKLFDGISFAFCLPVILYSARPILVNSVSAIRLRSTNVDIPLAMAIVFGFILSAINFFRESGPVYFDSITTLIFLILLSRYFVKMLTQKSMSTKGISSLFLNTGVKKIVGDTIKHVFSNEVEVGDQILFEEDERIIYDGKLASEKALILNSINTGESRPLVVNKGDFIAAGAVSLSNDLKLEISAIGTQTKLGKNLSAIENNTIVKNPANVWAQKISRYFTIGIIVLSIVALIQGLYTGDVSKSFEVILAILIVGCPCAFAMATPIVVATRINKLKSYGIYVKNELSLEELNNAKNIIFDKTGTLTKGKFAVSSFTNQSDLSDEEILALTFTLERAAQHPIAFALKKYSKQKLSNTDLSKYEDIVAEVITGKGVKAQIEDTTYFIGKGILDAEIALFADEVIIATFKIEDSIRPESKELVNFLQQRNIDIHLSTGDASEMAKKIAREAGINEASLNIEQSPEQKLELANRLENVVFVGDGDNDALAMIKSNVSIAIGAQADIALRSCDIYMPQEDLNLIKVLFKVARNVKGTLRRNIMFAVTYNIAGITLALMHIITPLHAAILMPISSLTVLLSSTLPLIGFDKRMLKNKGKS; encoded by the coding sequence ATGGATATCCAAAGTATCACAAGCAAGAGACAGGCTTGCGAGGCACAAGAGTGCCTTCACTGCTCTGAAGAAATTGCCCCTGGTGAGCTCATCACTAATGAAAGAGATGGCAAATTAGAAAAGTTTTGTTGCTATGGGTGCATGAGTGTCCACTCTCTTCTTCTTAGTAATAACCTTGAAGATTTCTATCGCTATCAAAATGAGCAAGGCTCTCAGGCCAATAGCCTAAAAGAGCGCCCTACGACATCTGCCAATAAATTTGAATACATGGATAGCGAAGCTTTTATTCGCGAATACATTACAATTGAAGGAGATAAGCTTAAAGTTCACTTTCTACTTGAAGGTGTCCACTGCTTTGCTTGTATCTGGTTAATTGAAAGAATCTCAAAACTTGAAAACTCAGTTATTGAGGCCCAGGTTAATATTGGAAATAATTTAGGTAGTTTCACAATTGATACAAAAAGACCGTATTCAATTGCAAAGCTTGCTGCAACTCTTGCGCAACTTGGCTACACTCCTCACCCGTTTAATATTGAAAAAGATCAAGAAAAGAAATTAAGTGATCGTCGCGATATTCTTCAAATTGGAGTTGCAGCTTCGGCCATGAGTAATATCATGATCTACGCTGTTTCAAATTATGCCGGGGCAACTGGAGATTACGTAAAATTATTCGATGGAATAAGCTTTGCATTTTGTCTTCCAGTGATTCTTTATAGTGCTAGGCCAATCTTAGTTAATAGTGTCAGTGCTATTAGACTTAGAAGTACTAATGTCGATATCCCACTAGCAATGGCAATTGTCTTTGGCTTCATACTGTCGGCAATTAATTTCTTTAGAGAATCTGGACCTGTATACTTTGATTCAATCACAACACTTATATTTCTGATTTTACTGTCACGCTACTTTGTAAAGATGTTGACTCAAAAATCAATGTCGACAAAAGGCATCTCCTCTCTATTTCTAAACACTGGAGTTAAGAAGATTGTTGGCGATACAATTAAACATGTCTTCTCTAATGAAGTTGAGGTTGGTGATCAAATTCTTTTTGAAGAAGACGAAAGAATTATCTACGACGGAAAGCTTGCAAGTGAAAAAGCACTAATTCTAAACTCAATTAATACAGGAGAGAGCCGCCCACTTGTTGTTAATAAGGGAGACTTCATAGCAGCAGGTGCTGTAAGTTTGAGCAATGACCTCAAACTTGAAATTAGTGCAATTGGAACGCAAACAAAACTAGGTAAGAACCTATCAGCAATTGAGAATAATACAATCGTAAAAAACCCTGCCAATGTATGGGCACAAAAAATTTCACGCTACTTCACAATTGGAATTATCGTTCTAAGTATCGTGGCACTTATTCAAGGTCTTTATACTGGAGACGTTTCAAAATCATTTGAAGTCATCCTAGCAATTTTAATAGTTGGATGTCCCTGTGCCTTTGCTATGGCCACACCAATTGTTGTTGCGACTAGAATTAATAAGCTTAAGTCGTATGGTATCTATGTTAAAAACGAGCTAAGCCTAGAAGAGTTAAATAATGCAAAGAATATTATCTTTGATAAGACTGGTACTCTTACAAAAGGAAAGTTTGCAGTAAGTAGTTTTACAAATCAATCTGATCTAAGTGATGAAGAAATCCTTGCTTTAACATTTACTCTTGAAAGAGCGGCCCAACACCCTATTGCTTTTGCACTAAAGAAATATTCAAAACAAAAACTATCAAATACTGATCTCTCTAAGTACGAAGATATAGTTGCTGAGGTGATTACAGGAAAAGGTGTTAAGGCACAAATCGAAGACACAACTTACTTTATTGGCAAGGGCATACTTGATGCAGAGATTGCCCTTTTTGCTGATGAAGTGATTATTGCCACTTTTAAAATTGAAGACAGCATCAGACCTGAATCAAAAGAGCTTGTGAACTTCTTGCAACAAAGAAATATTGATATTCACCTATCTACTGGTGATGCTTCAGAGATGGCAAAAAAGATAGCGAGAGAAGCGGGTATCAATGAGGCAAGTCTTAATATTGAACAAAGCCCGGAACAGAAGCTAGAGCTTGCTAACAGACTCGAAAATGTTGTCTTTGTGGGTGATGGTGACAACGATGCTCTTGCCATGATTAAGTCTAATGTATCAATTGCAATTGGTGCACAAGCAGACATTGCCCTTAGAAGCTGTGACATTTATATGCCACAAGAAGACTTAAACCTCATAAAGGTCTTATTTAAAGTTGCACGTAATGTGAAAGGTACTTTACGCCGTAATATTATGTTTGCAGTTACTTATAATATCGCAGGAATAACATTGGCGCTAATGCATATCATTACTCCACTGCATGCGGCGATTTTAATGCCAATCAGTTCATTAACAGTTCTTCTTTCAAGTACACTTCCGTTAATTGGATTTGATAAGAGAATGTTAAAAAATAAAGGAAAAAGCTGA
- the ccoS gene encoding cbb3-type cytochrome oxidase assembly protein CcoS, which translates to MEVIIVLLPIAIFLAVGFLLFFIWATKTGQYDDLDTPSIRVLFEEEKNNIVHNQKKEE; encoded by the coding sequence ATGGAAGTCATTATCGTTCTACTACCGATTGCAATATTCTTAGCAGTAGGATTTCTGTTGTTTTTTATTTGGGCGACTAAAACGGGTCAATATGATGACTTAGATACGCCTTCTATTAGAGTTTTATTTGAAGAAGAGAAAAATAATATTGTTCACAACCAAAAAAAGGAAGAATGA
- the ccoN gene encoding cytochrome-c oxidase, cbb3-type subunit I produces the protein MSTNANLEEFSYNDKISKAFLMATVFWGAIALFMGVFIAFQLAYWKLNLGIEWTTFGRLRPLHTNAAIFAFVGNGMFLGVYYSTQRLCKARIFSDFLSWVHFWGWQLIIVSAALTLPLGITTGKEYAELEWPIDIAIAVIWVVFAVNFIGTLVKRRERHMYVALWFYIATIVTIAVLHIFNSLSVPVSFLKSYPIYAGVQDAIVQWWYGHNAVAFFLTTPFLGIIYYFLPKTANRPIYSYRLSIIHYWSLVFIYIWAGPHHLLYSSVPDWVQTLGMTFSIILWMPSWGGMINFLLTLRGVWDRVRTEPILKYFATAVTFYGMATFEGPLLSIKSVNYIGHFTDWVVGHVHAGTIGWNYMLIVGVLYYCVEKLWKTELYSKKIANAQFWLATIGLLLYMMSMWVAGITQGLMWRAVDATGKLVYPNFIETVIKVIPMYWVRAFGGVFVLLGFFLMIFNLWMTYKKSKYVNKDKEESEEVFKAAPISAHPEDANAETHRKLEGLPVTFTVLTLVAILVGGAIEIIPSMLSNKFVEVDPRVKPYTPLELLGRDIFVKEGCYVCHSQQIRPTVSEKLRYGNPSTAAESVYDRPFQWGSRRIGPDLARVGGKYNDMWHYRHMINPREVTAGSIMPNYDWLTKKKVNFKMLPKKMDVMVALGTPYSEDEVSNAIDLAMEQATQITKGLNEFGVPMKMQDKEIIALIAYLQRLGIDTKETKSEE, from the coding sequence ATGAGTACAAATGCCAATCTAGAAGAGTTCTCGTATAACGATAAGATATCGAAAGCTTTTCTTATGGCGACAGTTTTCTGGGGGGCGATTGCACTATTTATGGGTGTCTTTATTGCTTTCCAATTGGCCTATTGGAAACTTAACCTAGGTATAGAATGGACAACTTTTGGCCGTCTAAGACCACTTCACACAAATGCTGCGATTTTTGCATTTGTTGGAAACGGAATGTTTCTGGGAGTTTACTATTCAACTCAAAGATTATGTAAGGCAAGAATCTTTTCAGATTTCTTATCTTGGGTACACTTTTGGGGATGGCAGCTGATTATTGTTTCAGCAGCTTTAACTCTACCTCTAGGGATTACAACAGGGAAAGAGTATGCCGAGCTAGAATGGCCAATTGATATTGCCATTGCAGTTATTTGGGTAGTCTTTGCTGTTAACTTCATTGGTACGCTAGTTAAAAGACGTGAACGTCATATGTATGTGGCCCTTTGGTTCTACATAGCAACAATTGTAACAATTGCTGTTCTTCACATCTTCAACTCTCTTTCTGTTCCAGTAAGTTTTTTAAAGTCTTATCCAATTTATGCTGGTGTACAAGATGCGATTGTTCAATGGTGGTATGGGCACAACGCTGTTGCCTTCTTCCTAACAACTCCGTTCTTAGGGATCATTTACTACTTCTTACCAAAAACTGCTAATCGTCCAATCTATTCATATAGACTTTCGATTATTCACTACTGGTCTCTAGTATTTATTTATATTTGGGCAGGTCCTCACCACCTTCTTTACTCATCTGTTCCAGATTGGGTTCAAACACTTGGTATGACTTTCTCAATTATCCTATGGATGCCTTCATGGGGTGGGATGATCAACTTCCTTCTAACACTAAGAGGTGTTTGGGATAGAGTTAGAACTGAGCCAATCTTAAAGTATTTTGCTACGGCCGTTACTTTCTACGGTATGGCAACTTTTGAAGGTCCACTACTTTCAATTAAATCGGTTAACTACATCGGTCACTTCACTGACTGGGTTGTTGGTCACGTGCACGCTGGTACAATTGGTTGGAACTACATGCTAATTGTTGGTGTTCTATACTACTGTGTTGAAAAACTATGGAAGACAGAATTATATTCTAAGAAAATTGCTAACGCTCAATTTTGGTTAGCAACAATTGGTCTTCTACTTTATATGATGTCAATGTGGGTAGCTGGTATTACTCAAGGATTAATGTGGCGTGCAGTTGATGCTACAGGGAAACTTGTTTACCCTAACTTCATTGAAACTGTAATCAAAGTTATTCCAATGTACTGGGTACGTGCATTTGGTGGTGTATTCGTTCTACTAGGTTTCTTCTTAATGATCTTCAACCTATGGATGACTTATAAGAAATCAAAGTATGTAAACAAAGACAAAGAAGAATCAGAAGAAGTATTTAAAGCGGCACCTATTTCAGCTCACCCTGAAGATGCAAATGCTGAAACTCACAGAAAGCTTGAAGGGCTTCCTGTTACTTTTACTGTTCTAACTTTAGTTGCAATCCTTGTTGGTGGAGCAATTGAAATTATTCCTTCAATGCTTTCAAACAAATTTGTCGAAGTAGACCCTAGAGTAAAACCATACACTCCACTAGAGCTTCTTGGTCGAGATATCTTTGTTAAAGAAGGATGTTACGTTTGTCACTCTCAACAAATTCGTCCAACTGTTTCTGAAAAGCTACGTTATGGAAATCCTTCAACTGCAGCAGAATCTGTATACGATAGACCATTCCAATGGGGATCACGTCGTATCGGTCCAGATCTTGCACGTGTAGGTGGAAAATATAATGATATGTGGCACTACCGTCACATGATTAATCCACGTGAAGTGACAGCAGGCTCAATCATGCCTAACTACGACTGGCTAACTAAGAAGAAAGTTAACTTCAAAATGCTTCCAAAGAAAATGGATGTTATGGTTGCACTAGGAACTCCATATAGTGAAGACGAAGTTTCGAATGCTATTGATCTTGCAATGGAGCAAGCAACTCAAATCACTAAGGGATTAAATGAGTTTGGTGTACCAATGAAGATGCAAGATAAAGAAATCATCGCACTTATTGCGTATCTACAAAGACTTGGAATTGACACAAAAGAAACTAAGTCAGAGGAATAG
- a CDS encoding cbb3-type cytochrome c oxidase subunit 3 encodes MKSEVMQNMPWEWMPAVSLFIFAAIFLGAFFWSMRPGSKELYEEVANNALSDGEAVVNENKGSNND; translated from the coding sequence ATGAAATCTGAAGTAATGCAAAATATGCCGTGGGAATGGATGCCAGCAGTGTCGCTATTCATTTTTGCGGCCATCTTCTTAGGGGCCTTCTTCTGGTCAATGAGACCGGGCTCAAAAGAGCTTTATGAAGAAGTTGCCAACAATGCACTTTCTGACGGCGAAGCAGTCGTTAATGAAAACAAAGGAAGCAACAATGACTAA
- a CDS encoding cbb3-type cytochrome c oxidase N-terminal domain-containing protein codes for MTNENNKSKQENIVLEDEKDLVMDHEYDGIQELNHPLPSWWTGVWALSFIFSIPYFMYYVLMDGPTLLDTYKVEMAEMQKIIDAEAANTANFDIQAYDSYVATPAAKELGNTVFIENCAACHLDDGGGDIGPNLTDKHWINITKLDPEQIYKFVVHGNEDKGMPAWGDILSKEDIMAVTDHVLALQGTTPAKAKEPQGELLSE; via the coding sequence ATGACTAACGAAAATAATAAATCGAAACAGGAAAATATCGTACTTGAGGATGAGAAAGATCTTGTTATGGATCATGAGTACGATGGTATTCAAGAGCTCAACCACCCGCTTCCAAGTTGGTGGACTGGGGTTTGGGCCCTATCATTCATTTTCTCGATACCTTACTTTATGTACTACGTACTAATGGATGGACCAACACTGTTGGATACATACAAGGTAGAGATGGCTGAAATGCAAAAGATCATCGATGCAGAAGCAGCAAACACTGCCAACTTCGATATTCAAGCATACGACAGCTACGTGGCCACACCTGCTGCAAAAGAGCTTGGTAACACTGTTTTTATTGAAAACTGTGCTGCCTGCCACTTAGATGATGGTGGTGGGGACATCGGTCCAAACTTAACAGATAAACATTGGATTAATATTACTAAACTTGATCCAGAACAAATCTATAAGTTTGTTGTTCATGGTAATGAAGATAAAGGGATGCCTGCTTGGGGAGATATCTTAAGCAAGGAAGACATCATGGCCGTTACTGACCACGTATTAGCACTGCAAGGAACTACTCCTGCAAAAGCGAAAGAGCCACAAGGTGAGCTACTTAGCGAATAA
- the ccoG gene encoding cytochrome c oxidase accessory protein CcoG translates to MKEKEMAKKSQFELHESRLGTTDDSGHRVFLFPEEVKGIWKTRREIFYWFLIFVYLVLPWIYIQGEQMILLNIPAREFSFFTYKFYAHNAPILIFVILGFLFFIGFITSIFGRVWCGWACPQTVFISSIFLKLEALIEGKPRARKKLAEGPWTKEKLIKKSLKWIAFLAVSLHISHTFLGYFVGTHHLLSISFQNPAENFTLFTIMLLITTIVLLDFGWFREQFCIIACPYGRMQSVIMDENSLAILYDERRGEPRRQPGMKPEEHGDCINCYACVKACPTGIDIRRGVQLECIACTNCIDACDDIMLKTNRPTGLIRYDTQSNIEGKGRHIFSIRNISYLVVLIGLLIGFVYSVSMSQGITTTVLRGPGTPFTVSSPTTTRNHFHIVIEQSGEIVERNIEIAVEGIKEGSYEMKMPRNPFIFKSNHERKIVFIVFNNDVLTNGSLKFNFIIKDLDTNEEIIKEAVLVGPTK, encoded by the coding sequence TTGAAAGAGAAAGAAATGGCAAAGAAATCACAATTTGAATTACACGAATCAAGACTTGGTACAACTGACGACAGTGGACACAGAGTCTTCCTGTTCCCTGAAGAAGTTAAAGGGATCTGGAAAACCAGGCGTGAGATATTCTATTGGTTTCTTATTTTTGTCTATCTAGTCTTGCCGTGGATATATATTCAAGGAGAACAAATGATTCTCCTTAATATCCCGGCCAGAGAATTTTCATTCTTTACATACAAATTTTATGCCCACAATGCGCCTATTTTAATATTTGTGATACTCGGTTTTCTTTTCTTTATCGGGTTTATCACAAGTATTTTTGGGCGCGTTTGGTGTGGTTGGGCATGTCCACAAACAGTCTTCATTTCATCAATTTTCCTCAAGCTCGAGGCCCTAATTGAAGGAAAGCCAAGAGCGAGAAAGAAACTTGCAGAAGGCCCTTGGACAAAAGAGAAACTTATTAAAAAATCTCTTAAGTGGATTGCTTTTCTTGCAGTCTCACTACATATCTCACATACATTTTTGGGATATTTCGTAGGTACTCATCACCTACTATCAATAAGTTTTCAAAACCCAGCTGAGAACTTCACACTATTTACGATCATGCTTCTCATCACAACAATTGTCCTTCTAGACTTTGGTTGGTTTAGAGAGCAATTTTGTATTATCGCTTGTCCATATGGAAGAATGCAGTCTGTAATTATGGATGAGAACTCACTAGCAATTCTTTACGATGAAAGACGTGGAGAACCAAGACGTCAGCCAGGAATGAAACCTGAAGAGCATGGTGATTGTATCAACTGCTATGCTTGTGTAAAGGCCTGTCCAACAGGAATTGATATCAGACGAGGTGTTCAACTAGAATGTATCGCTTGTACAAACTGTATTGATGCATGTGACGACATCATGTTAAAAACGAATCGCCCGACAGGACTCATTCGTTACGACACTCAAAGTAATATTGAAGGAAAAGGGCGCCATATTTTCTCAATTCGAAATATTAGCTACCTAGTTGTTCTAATTGGTCTACTAATTGGATTTGTTTATAGTGTTTCAATGTCACAAGGAATCACAACAACAGTCCTTAGAGGTCCAGGAACACCATTTACAGTAAGTTCACCAACGACAACAAGAAACCACTTTCATATTGTAATTGAACAAAGTGGTGAGATTGTTGAAAGAAATATTGAAATTGCAGTTGAAGGGATTAAAGAAGGCTCTTACGAAATGAAGATGCCCAGAAATCCATTCATCTTCAAATCAAACCACGAAAGGAAAATTGTCTTCATTGTTTTTAATAATGATGTACTAACTAACGGAAGCTTAAAGTTTAATTTCATTATAAAAGATCTCGACACAAATGAAGAGATCATAAAAGAGGCGGTTTTAGTTGGACCAACTAAGTAG
- a CDS encoding sulfite exporter TauE/SafE family protein, protein MDQLSSLQGISPYVIISAGLTMGLVANFHCVGMCGGITMAVSKSFSQNMSYQVGRLLGYMATALVIPVLGFTILDIKSNPYLMLFSGLSIGLILIWMGLKRLFKFSNFKLAQIVSQKLHNLNARLWPKISKKVGNKPHLFNFSIGGISVLLPCGLLWAMLALAISAASPTLAALFVFFFWLGTLPGLLLGPSAIRKIKFPTRIQAGVPYLFLIIGTATIVYRVYMMWSPAAGAPTCH, encoded by the coding sequence TTGGACCAACTAAGTAGTCTGCAGGGAATTTCACCTTACGTAATCATAAGCGCAGGTCTGACAATGGGACTTGTTGCAAATTTCCACTGTGTGGGAATGTGTGGTGGAATTACTATGGCCGTCTCTAAGTCCTTTAGTCAAAATATGTCCTACCAAGTAGGCAGACTATTGGGCTACATGGCCACAGCACTGGTTATTCCGGTGCTTGGCTTTACAATCCTTGATATAAAATCAAATCCATACCTCATGCTCTTTTCAGGGCTAAGTATTGGATTGATCTTAATCTGGATGGGACTTAAAAGACTTTTTAAATTTTCAAATTTCAAATTAGCTCAAATAGTCTCTCAAAAATTACACAATCTAAATGCAAGGCTTTGGCCAAAGATATCAAAGAAAGTAGGAAATAAACCTCACCTCTTTAATTTTTCAATTGGAGGTATTAGTGTTCTACTTCCATGTGGGCTATTATGGGCGATGTTAGCACTTGCAATAAGTGCGGCCTCTCCAACACTTGCGGCACTCTTTGTGTTCTTCTTTTGGCTAGGAACACTACCAGGACTTCTCCTTGGGCCAAGTGCGATTAGGAAAATAAAATTTCCAACTCGTATTCAAGCTGGAGTCCCTTACTTATTTTTAATTATTGGAACTGCCACAATTGTCTATCGTGTGTATATGATGTGGAGTCCAGCGGCAGGAGCGCCAACATGTCACTAA
- a CDS encoding cation:proton antiporter encodes MFDFIDLTDTQAVIPILGLCLLLCLVVARFTKFIGIPKVSGFIMLGIILGPYVTGLITHEFLEKTNYLSDLALGLILFNIGGEFNKYLLRRLSNEIIKETHLKVFLMFLISSVLFATCLAIFTGLSFTNIFIISSMLGIISIEAAPPTTVLVMKEYNTHGPITDAIMIHLAVVTGLTIVGSLFLTSIFEATDLWPSSASAYQSLLSMAKEVIGSIAVGVVLGLLLTWLENFENKIGNFLFSIITMILFAQTLAYFLKLNVLLISLVLGFTVTQASSKGRLIHTTVRDIGSSLYAIFFVFAGTHINIAGLISDDALFVIMYIVIRTLSIFVAHRFFAKRVKSNDYSMLGHCLYSHAGTAIAIAMTIQKIPHITSGIIFQTIISSIFIFEIAGPLILKEALKRSGEVSLESLSDGQYSYGQDRRSIFKITKDFISNSLSGLKK; translated from the coding sequence GTGTTCGACTTCATCGATTTAACAGATACCCAGGCCGTTATTCCAATTCTAGGCCTGTGCCTTCTGTTATGTCTTGTGGTAGCACGTTTTACTAAATTTATAGGAATCCCTAAGGTCAGTGGTTTTATTATGCTAGGGATTATTCTAGGGCCATATGTCACAGGCCTAATCACTCACGAATTTCTTGAAAAAACTAATTATCTTTCTGACCTTGCTCTAGGCCTTATTCTCTTTAATATTGGCGGGGAATTTAATAAGTATCTCTTAAGGCGCTTAAGCAATGAAATAATTAAAGAAACTCACCTTAAAGTTTTTCTGATGTTCTTGATTAGCAGTGTTCTCTTTGCCACTTGTCTTGCTATCTTTACCGGACTCTCCTTTACAAATATTTTTATAATATCCTCAATGCTTGGAATTATAAGTATCGAAGCGGCTCCCCCTACAACAGTACTAGTAATGAAAGAATACAACACACATGGCCCAATTACTGATGCTATCATGATTCACTTGGCCGTAGTCACTGGACTAACAATTGTTGGGAGTTTATTTTTGACTTCAATTTTTGAAGCAACAGACCTGTGGCCTTCCTCTGCCTCTGCTTATCAGTCACTACTTTCCATGGCCAAAGAAGTGATCGGATCAATTGCAGTAGGAGTTGTACTGGGACTTCTTCTTACTTGGCTTGAAAATTTTGAGAATAAGATTGGTAACTTTCTCTTTTCCATCATAACAATGATTCTCTTTGCTCAAACACTCGCTTATTTCTTAAAGTTGAATGTACTCTTGATATCGTTAGTTTTAGGTTTTACTGTCACCCAAGCTTCTTCAAAAGGTCGCCTCATTCATACGACAGTTAGAGATATTGGAAGTTCACTCTATGCCATTTTCTTTGTCTTTGCTGGCACCCATATCAATATTGCAGGGCTTATATCTGATGACGCACTCTTTGTGATCATGTACATCGTCATTCGAACACTATCTATTTTTGTGGCCCATCGCTTCTTTGCAAAGCGAGTAAAAAGCAATGATTACAGTATGTTAGGTCATTGCCTCTATTCACATGCTGGTACGGCCATAGCTATTGCCATGACCATTCAAAAAATCCCCCATATCACAAGTGGTATAATCTTTCAGACCATCATTTCCAGTATATTCATCTTTGAAATTGCAGGGCCACTTATCCTCAAAGAGGCCCTTAAACGCAGTGGAGAGGTCTCTTTAGAGTCCCTGAGTGATGGGCAGTATAGTTATGGACAGGATCGCCGATCAATCTTCAAAATCACCAAAGACTTTATATCGAACAGTCTGTCAGGACTAAAAAAATAG
- a CDS encoding diacylglycerol/polyprenol kinase family protein yields the protein MDTTIANNEKNDVETSTKDIAEQVSQEENDTKEEITKTRKDLHMPRRIFHFSMGLIAGMIYKHFLTHAQAVHILGIATCVFYILEQIRINYPENKLMKLGSRYLLRAEEQLKESASMPYLMGLLLTILTFPKTISLVAVFTLAVCDPLSAIIGIRFGKTKLKANRSLEGTLAFLIATLAIHLMVLINVHEFNIKIALVSIFSSLVVTAVDFMDFKIDDNLTIPLSTAGALWLFMAIFL from the coding sequence ATGGATACGACAATTGCAAATAATGAAAAAAACGATGTGGAAACATCGACTAAAGATATAGCTGAACAAGTTTCACAAGAAGAAAACGATACAAAAGAAGAGATAACGAAAACGAGAAAAGACCTACATATGCCACGTAGGATTTTCCACTTTTCGATGGGCCTTATTGCGGGAATGATCTATAAGCATTTTCTTACTCACGCCCAAGCTGTTCACATCCTTGGTATTGCTACATGTGTATTCTATATTCTTGAACAGATAAGAATTAACTATCCAGAAAATAAATTAATGAAGCTAGGTAGCCGCTACCTTTTACGTGCAGAGGAACAACTTAAAGAGTCAGCTTCCATGCCGTATCTTATGGGCCTACTTCTTACAATCTTAACTTTTCCAAAAACGATTTCACTAGTGGCCGTCTTCACTCTTGCTGTTTGTGACCCATTAAGCGCAATCATTGGAATTCGTTTTGGTAAAACTAAATTAAAAGCGAATCGCTCCCTTGAGGGAACTTTGGCCTTCTTAATTGCCACACTTGCCATTCACCTAATGGTACTTATAAATGTCCATGAGTTTAATATAAAGATAGCACTCGTTTCAATCTTCAGCTCTCTTGTGGTAACAGCAGTAGACTTTATGGATTTTAAAATTGATGACAACCTAACGATTCCACTTTCAACAGCTGGAGCGCTTTGGTTATTT